In Ovis canadensis isolate MfBH-ARS-UI-01 breed Bighorn chromosome 11, ARS-UI_OviCan_v2, whole genome shotgun sequence, one genomic interval encodes:
- the RNF227 gene encoding RING finger protein 227 gives MQLLVRIPSLPERGELDCNICYRPFNLGDRAPRRLPGTARTRCGHTLCTACLRELAARGDGGGAAARVVRLRRLVTCPFCRAPTPLPRGGVVAISVDPDLWSRLEAKVRRESYEAGGDANREADDEEKESEKGAGPRSAGWRALRRLWARVLVPARGWRRPLPSNVLYCPEVKDLAHMTRCTQ, from the exons ATGCAGCTCCTGGTGAGGATACCGTCTCTTCCAGAGCGCGGAGAGCTGGACTGTAACATCTGCTACCGGCCTTTCAACCTCGGGGACCGCGCGCCCCGCCGCCTGCCCGGGACGGCGCGCACCCGCTGCGGCCACACACTCTGTACCGCGTGCCTGCGCGAGCTGGCGGCGCGCGGCGACGGTGGCGGGGCGGCGGCGCGCGTGGTGCGCCTGCGCCGCCTCGTCACGTGCCCCTTCTGTCGCGCGCCCACCCCGCTACCGCGCGGCGGGGTCGTGGCGATCTCTGTCGACCCGGACTTATGGTCGCGTTTGGAGGCGAAAGTCAGGCGCGAATCCTATGAGGCGGGTGGCGACGCGAACCGAGAGGCCGATGACGAGGAAAAGGAGAGCGAGAAAGGGGCGGGGCCTAGGAGCGCAGGGTGGCGCGCGCTACGGCGGCTCTGGGCCCGGGTGTTGGTGCCCGCGCGCGGGTGGCGGCGCCCGCTGCCTAGCAACG TGTTGTACTGTCCAGAGGTCAAGGACTTGGCCCACATGACCCGCTGCACGCAGTAA